CCGAGCCGTCGGGGCTCTTGAGCTGGTTGTAGAAGATGAACCACTCGTCGCCGAGCACCCGCCCGCCGTTGCACATCAGCGCACTGGCGTCCAGGTCGAAATCCGCTCCGGTGGTGGAGCGTGCGTCCCAGCCGAGCCCGACCATCACCTGCGTGAGGTTCGGTGCGGCCTTGGAGAGGGAGACGTTGCCCCCCTTGGCGAGCGTGACACCCATGTTTGGTCCTCCCCGTTGAAGCCGTTTGGTGATGCGGTGGTGCGGTGGTGCGGTGGTGCGGTGATACCAGCACGTCCGGCGCCGCACTAAGAGTGTGCGGCGCCGGACGGGAAGTGATCTTGCTTCTCAGGGCCGGCTGCGGCCCCGAGGAACGGCTCAGACGTTGACGCCGAAGTCCTGCGCGATGCCGCGCAGACCCGAGGCGTAGCCCTGGCCGATGGCGCGGAACTTCCACTCCGCGCCGTGGCGGTACAGCTCGCCGAAGACCATCGCGGTCTCCGTCGAGGCGTCCTCGGAGAGGTCGTACCGGGCGATCTCCGCCTCGCCCGCCTGGTTCACGACGCGGATGAACGCGTTGCGCACCTGGCCGAACGACTGCTGGCGGTTCTCGGCGTCGTAGATCGAGACCGGGAAGACAATCTTCTCGATGTCGGCCGGGACCCCGGCGAGGTTGACCTTGATCTGCTCGTCGTCGCCCTCGCCCTCACCGGTGGTGTTGTCACCGGTGTGCTCGACGGAGCCGTCGGGGCTCTTCAGGTTGTTGAAGAACACGAAGTTGGCGTCACTGCTGACCTTGCCCTCCGCGTTCGTCAGGATCGCGCTCGCGTCGAGGTCGAAGTCGGTACCGGTGGTGGTGCGGATGTCCCACCCCAGACCGATGATGACCGCGGTCAGGCCCGGGGCCTCCTTCGACAGCGATACGTTGCCGCCCTTGCTGAGGCTGACTCCCACGAGTACTCCCATTGGTGTCCGGGGGCGGGAAGCCCCGTAGTGCGTTGGTATCGGATCAACGTGCCGATCCTAGTGAGAGGTTCCCCGCCGCCGCAGTCCCTGCGGCACGAAGAATCCCGAAGTGTCGGCATGCGGGCCCTACAGGGCGTCGAGCGCCTGTACGTACTCGTTCAGGTCCCGTGCGTCCGGCAGGCCGTTGACGACCGTCCAGCGGACGACGCCCTCCTTGTCGATGACGAAGGTGCCGCGCACCGCGCAGCCCTTGTCCTCGGCGAAGACCCCGTAGGC
This sequence is a window from Streptomyces ortus. Protein-coding genes within it:
- a CDS encoding TerD family protein, whose translation is MGVSLSKGGNVSLSKEAPGLTAVIIGLGWDIRTTTGTDFDLDASAILTNAEGKVSSDANFVFFNNLKSPDGSVEHTGDNTTGEGEGDDEQIKVNLAGVPADIEKIVFPVSIYDAENRQQSFGQVRNAFIRVVNQAGEAEIARYDLSEDASTETAMVFGELYRHGAEWKFRAIGQGYASGLRGIAQDFGVNV